AGAGGCCGCGATATCGAGACTGCTCGCGCGCTCCATGAAGGAGCAGGGCATTTCGATCATGACCTCGATGACTGTGAATTCCGCAGAGGCTGCAGGCGGAAGCGTCAAGGCCCGGCTCTCCGGCGGCGAGGAACTCGAGTTCGACCGGGTGCTCATGGCGGTGGGGCGCCGGCCGCATACAAAAGGGCTCGGGCTGGAATCGGCCGGTGTGGCCCTCACCGAGCGGGGTGCGATCAAGGTGGACGAGAGATTCGCGACCTCGCGCAAGGGGGTCTACGCGATCGGCGACGCGATCGGAGGCATGATGCTCGCGCACGCTGCGAGCGCACAGGGGATAGCTGCGGTGGAGAACATCTTCGGCAAGCGCGGGATATATGACGCGGCGACGGTTCCGTCGCCTATCTTCACCTCGCCGGAGATAGGAGCGGTGGGGCTCACCGCAGAGGAGCTCAAGAGGCGAGGGATCGAATTCAAGACTGGCCGCTTCCCGTATGCGGCAAGCGGCAAGGCGCTCTGCGATGGCGATGCGGAGGGACAGGCGATCGTGCACACTGACGCGGAGGGAAAAATTCTCGGCGCACACGTGATCGGCAGGGACGCGACGCTCCTCATACCCGAGCTCGCTCTCGCCATGCGCAAGGGGATGGGCGCGAGGGAGGTAGAGGAGACTGTGCATGCGCATCCAACTCTCTCTGAGGTCGTGGCCGAGGCGGCCGCGGATGTTTTCGGCATGGCGATACACAAGGCCGGCAAGAGGCGCTAGAGGATGATCATGAAAACCATAGTCCATAAATACGGCGGCACGTCTGTCGCGGATCCGGGCCGCATCAAGGCGGTGGCAAAGCGCGTGGCGAACTCGTGGCGCGCGGGCGAACGTGTAGCGGTCGTGGTCTCTGCGCAGTCCGGCGAGACCGACAGACTCATCAAACTCGCGCAGGAGATGTCGCGCGAGCCCGACGCGCGCGACATGGATCTGCTGGTCGCGACCGGAGAGCAGGCCTCGGTCGCGCTGCTCTCACTGGCGCTTCGGGGCGAGGGATTGGAGACCGAGACATTCCTGGGTTTCCAGGCCGGCATCTTCACCGATGCAAATCACGGCCGCGCCCGCATAGAGCGCATCGACCCCACGGCCGTGAGGTCCGCGCTCGATGCGGGAAGGGTGGCGATCGTCGCCGGCTTTCAGGGAACGACCGGCGAGGGCAGGGTGACGACGATCGGCCGCGGCGGTTCGGACACCTCTGCGGTGGCGCTCGCAGCCGCCCTCAAGGCGGACCGTTGCGAGATATTCACTGACGTGGAGGGGGTCGCGACCGCGGATCCCAGGCTGTGCCCGGATGCAAAACTCCTCAAGTGCATTTCGTACGAGGAGATGATGGAGCTTGCGGACACCGGCGCGAAGGTCCTTCATGCCCGCTGCGTGGAGCTCGCCGCAAAATTCAAGGTCCCGCTCGTCGTGCGTTCCTCATTCACCGAATCCCCCGGCACCTTGGTCGTGCCTGAAGAGAGAGTGCTCGAGGGAAGCGTGGTCACGGGCATCAGTCTCACCACCGGCGAGGCCAAGGTGGCTATACGCAAGGTCCCCGACAAGGTTGGGGTCACGGCAGCGATCTTCGCCCCTATCGCGAAAGCCGGCATCGATGTGGACCTCATCATCCAGAACGTCTCTGAGGACGGATACACGGACCTCACGTTTACGGTTCCGAAAAACGATCTCAGGCGCGCGATGACGCTGGCCGAGGCCGCGGCGCGCGAGGTCAAGGCGGGAAGGGTGGAGGCGGCGGGCGATATCGCCAAGGTCTCGATCGTGGGGCTGGGCATGCGCTCGCACGCAGGAGTGGCGCACCGCATGTTCGCGGCGCTGGCGAAGGAGGGGATCGCGATCCAGATGATCGGCACCAGCGAGATCAAGGTCTCGATAGTGGTGGATATCAGGCACTCGGAGAGGGCGGTGAGGATCCTGCATTCTGCCTTTTATTTATAAAATTCACCTATTCGATGCTTGAGTGCCGATTGTACAAGTGCTAGGCTTCCCCGCGTTCAAAAGTGTCGAATAATTGACGCATATGAAATCCATATCATATTGAGAAGCGGATGACTTCTCCCTGCCTGTCAAATTATTTTTCAATATCAATAAGTTATATGTATATTTGTGCACCCATACCTATGGCATCCGGCTTGCAATCATGTCTGATGGAGGGGAAAGCGAGGATCCTATGAAACGTGCATATTCACTGTGTCTTGCGGCAGTCGGTGTCGTCGCAATTATTGCGTCGGTCGCTGTTGCCCAGGAGGTCAAGTTCTCCAAGCCGATCCTGATCGGCGGGGACAACGCTCTTGATCAGACGAA
This genomic stretch from bacterium harbors:
- the lpdA gene encoding dihydrolipoyl dehydrogenase is translated as MFDLAVIGAGPGGYVAAIRASQLGAKVLLVERGELGGVCLNRGCIPTKAMIASAHALRAVRRAAEFGVKISGEKASVDMTVVKARKDAIVEKLRAGIAQLLKSGGVTIVKGSAALSGDGKISIDGVTHEAKNILIASGSAWIELPGLQLDGRSIVTTDEALDWTEAPARLLIVGGGVIGCEFGCMMREFGSEVTIVEATPSILPPVEAAISRLLARSMKEQGISIMTSMTVNSAEAAGGSVKARLSGGEELEFDRVLMAVGRRPHTKGLGLESAGVALTERGAIKVDERFATSRKGVYAIGDAIGGMMLAHAASAQGIAAVENIFGKRGIYDAATVPSPIFTSPEIGAVGLTAEELKRRGIEFKTGRFPYAASGKALCDGDAEGQAIVHTDAEGKILGAHVIGRDATLLIPELALAMRKGMGAREVEETVHAHPTLSEVVAEAAADVFGMAIHKAGKRR
- a CDS encoding aspartate kinase, which translates into the protein MKTIVHKYGGTSVADPGRIKAVAKRVANSWRAGERVAVVVSAQSGETDRLIKLAQEMSREPDARDMDLLVATGEQASVALLSLALRGEGLETETFLGFQAGIFTDANHGRARIERIDPTAVRSALDAGRVAIVAGFQGTTGEGRVTTIGRGGSDTSAVALAAALKADRCEIFTDVEGVATADPRLCPDAKLLKCISYEEMMELADTGAKVLHARCVELAAKFKVPLVVRSSFTESPGTLVVPEERVLEGSVVTGISLTTGEAKVAIRKVPDKVGVTAAIFAPIAKAGIDVDLIIQNVSEDGYTDLTFTVPKNDLRRAMTLAEAAAREVKAGRVEAAGDIAKVSIVGLGMRSHAGVAHRMFAALAKEGIAIQMIGTSEIKVSIVVDIRHSERAVRILHSAFYL